One candidate division TA06 bacterium B3_TA06 genomic region harbors:
- a CDS encoding metal-dependent hydrolase, with amino-acid sequence MRDYIYTRRIVNLNVDSPQDSFRILLMQSPKGPSFQFRLKESKRARHVRLKMSVQEGLIVVVPPDFNQERIPDILERNRLWIEKAQRKVEEQRRLFGRKSLESLPEIIQLRAIDEEWLVEYHFTASSRVTAIEKRENTLVISGAIEDPEPCRMALRRWIKRKALEHLVPWFYAVSKEKKIRVSKVLVKNQRSRWGSCTDQKTISLNQKVLFLPVHLMRYVFIHELCHIVHSNHSKRYWDLVKRHELRYKEFDRELRSAWEYIPAWM; translated from the coding sequence ATGAGGGACTATATTTATACAAGAAGGATTGTCAATCTAAATGTTGACTCCCCGCAAGACTCCTTTAGAATTCTCTTGATGCAATCGCCAAAAGGTCCATCTTTCCAATTCCGACTTAAAGAAAGCAAACGAGCCAGGCATGTTCGTTTGAAGATGTCGGTTCAAGAAGGTCTAATAGTAGTTGTTCCTCCAGATTTTAATCAAGAACGGATACCAGATATCCTGGAGCGTAACCGACTCTGGATTGAGAAAGCCCAAAGAAAGGTAGAGGAGCAGAGAAGACTTTTCGGAAGAAAATCCCTTGAGTCCCTGCCCGAGATCATTCAACTCAGAGCTATCGATGAAGAGTGGCTTGTGGAGTATCACTTCACTGCTTCTTCCCGGGTAACTGCCATTGAGAAGCGAGAGAATACCCTGGTTATCTCAGGAGCAATCGAAGATCCTGAACCTTGCAGAATGGCATTAAGAAGATGGATTAAGCGAAAAGCACTTGAACATTTGGTTCCCTGGTTTTATGCAGTCAGTAAAGAGAAAAAGATCAGAGTCAGTAAGGTCCTAGTAAAGAACCAACGCTCTCGCTGGGGCAGCTGCACCGATCAAAAAACCATCAGCCTTAACCAGAAGGTTCTCTTCCTGCCTGTCCATCTGATGCGTTATGTGTTTATCCACGAATTATGCCACATAGTCCATTCCAATCATTCCAAAAGATACTGGGACCTGGTAAAAAGACACGAACTTCGATACAAAGAATTTGACAGAGAGTTAAGATCTGCGTGGGAGTATATCCCAGCCTGGATGTAG